TCTTCTTCTCGTTTATGGATAGTCCATCAACAACGATTTCACCACCATCTATCTTCTCAAGACCATTTATGCAACGTAAAAGAGTACTCTTACCTGCACCGCTTTGACCCATTATAACGGTGACTCCCTTATCAAAATCAATGCTTAGTTCGTCCAATACAATTGTGCTACCAAACGATTTGCTGACACCGCGAACTTGAATCATGAGATGCCTCCTCAACCTATCTTTCCGTAGGACTTAACTCTGGATTCGGCGTACCTGGCGAATTTCGATATTGGAAAAGACAAAGCAAAATACAAAACTGCGACAATTGACCATATGACAAATGGTCTGTACGTTCGAAGAGTAAGCATATATCCGACTCTTGTAAGATCAACAAAACCAATAAGAGAGACAAGAGAGGAAACCTGTAACTGGTTGACGCAAAGGCCCACAAAGGAAGGGATGAATACTCTAATAGCTTGAGGAACAATTACAAGTCTGAATGTTTTCCAGTAATTCATCCCCAGAGAGTAGGCCGCTTCCCACTGCCCTTTTTCAACAGACCTGATGGATGCATAAACAATCACCGCGGCAAATGCACTCGTATTTATTCCAAGAGTCCAGACAGCGGCCTGAAAAGCCGACGGGCTGAAATCGGTCACCATCGCAATGCCATAGTAAGCAAAAAAGAGTTGGGCAACCAGAGGCGAATTCCTAATCGGTTCTATGTACACTAACAGCAGCTTGCTCAGGACGGGGATCTTTAGGCTTCTCAGCAATCCAATGAAAAACCCGACAACAAGACCTATTGCGATTGCCAGAAGGGTGACCGTAATTGTCATTCCCATCCCCTTCAAGAGAAGCAAAGCGTCATAACTAGTTAGTTTTGGAAATATATACTGTTCCACAATTCATCCCTCCGATTTGTGCCCTATGAGATTCCCTTGCTAATGAATTTTCTGTCTACAAGATGAA
The DNA window shown above is from Mesotoga sp. Brook.08.105.5.1 and carries:
- a CDS encoding amino acid ABC transporter permease, with the protein product MEQYIFPKLTSYDALLLLKGMGMTITVTLLAIAIGLVVGFFIGLLRSLKIPVLSKLLLVYIEPIRNSPLVAQLFFAYYGIAMVTDFSPSAFQAAVWTLGINTSAFAAVIVYASIRSVEKGQWEAAYSLGMNYWKTFRLVIVPQAIRVFIPSFVGLCVNQLQVSSLVSLIGFVDLTRVGYMLTLRTYRPFVIWSIVAVLYFALSFPISKFARYAESRVKSYGKIG